The nucleotide window CTCATGATGATACAGGGAGCCGGCAAAGGCACAATATTGTGGGGTAAAACCATCGTATATCAAAGCATTGTGGCTGGTACTTTGTTACTATCCTTATTGTTATATCTGCCTGTGATTTATCAGGCAGCCTCCCCATTGCGTATCCTCCTGTTGTTGATAGGTTATCTCTGCTACAGCAGCATCTTTGTGATTATCGGCATATGGGTATCTGCTGTTGCCCGAAATGCCCGACAGGCCTTACTATGGTTATGCAGCATATGGTTAATATGGAATGTAATAGCGCCCCGCCTTACAACCGCTGCCGGAGCAGCTCTTCATCCACTTCCCTCCCAACATGCCCTGCAACAAAAAATTGATCAGGCTATCAAAACAGGCATCGATGGTAATGATCCCCGGGAAGCCAGAACCGCGCGGCTGTTGCACGAAACCCTGAGACAATACCAGGTGACTGATGTAAGCCAGTTACCCGTCAACTTCAACGCCATCCGGCTACAGGCCGATGAAGACTATGCACAACAAGTGTACAACAAATATGCAAAGGCCACCGACAGCATCATCCGGTTGCAGAACAGTGTTAACCAGTATGCCGTGCTGGCCGATCCATATCTGGCAATACGCAGCCTCTCTATGGCCCTGTGTGGCACCGATTATGATCATCAGTTTCATTTTGATACGGAAGCAAGACAATACCGCAATGCCTTCATTCGCCGCCTGAATCAGGCGATGATATATGATCGCGAACCACCCGCCGATCTCTATTACAGCATGCCGGTATTCCACTTTGAACCGCCGGCCATCAGCAGTATCATCAACAAACAATGGCTTTCACTAGTGTCATTGCTACTATGGATAGGTATCAGTATATCACTCTTAAACAGCGTCGCCCGCCATGCACCGACTGAATAAATATTTGTTTATTGCGGGCACTATCCTGCAACAGGAATGGCGCTATATGTGGCGCACAGCGCTGCTACCCGCCATAGTAGCCATATTACTGCTCACGTCGGGCATAGCACTCTACTACGGACAGCGTGTGACCGGACAACACCGGAACACCATCGACAGCCTCCAACAACACTATGAAGGCCAACGGATTTTTTTGCAAAAAAATCTGAAGAGTGATACCACTACCGCTCAGGGTAAGGCGGCATACATCAGTGCAGCATGGCCGGCTGTGGCAGATCATCGCCTGCATTGTCATGCATATAACCCGCCGTCACCTTTTTCCATATTATCAGTAGGCATGAGCGATCTATCTGCCTATTATTATCCTGTCAGCGTAAAGAGCAGCTATACACCGGCAGAAGAAAAGGTCAGCAATCCGCTGCAGCTGATTTCGGGCAATTTCGACACGGCCTTTTTGCTCATCTACCTGCTGCCACTACTGGCTATCTGCATCAGCTATCATCTGCTGGCGCAGGAAAAAGAGCAGGGTACCTTAGCACTGTTGGAAGTACAGAAGGGCGATATCGCCGGAATAGTACTGGTGCGGCTGCTGTCACGTTACCTCCTGTTACTGATAAGTATTGTATTCATCAGTACAACAGGCATCCTGCTGTATACACCACTGCATCATTTCTCCTGGCTGGAATGGACAGCATGGAACAGTGTTGCCGCAGCATGGCTGGCATTATGGATGGCACTCATCTGGTTTGTGATTGCATGGAACACTAATGCTGCCACCAACCTGGTGGTTCTTTTAAGCGTATGGCTTTTATTGCTGATTATATTACCTGCAGGATGCAGGTTGATGATTAGCCGCTCTCATACAGATGATACTGCTGGTAATGCTTCATTACAGCGCAGCATCGAATGGACGACCTGGGACCTGCCCAAAAAACAGCTACTGGATAGCTTCTACCAGACATATCCACAATACCGCAACCCACAGGCATATGATACCAGTGACAACAGTTCCAGACATGCCATGGCATACTACGAACTGGTAGACCGGCGTATGCAACGGATCATCACCACTCAGGAATTCAGCAGCAGCAACGAATTAAAAGCCGTCGCCTCCTCGTTGCGGTATAACCCCGCCGTATACACGCAGCTATTACTGAATAGTATTGCCCGCACTGATGTATCTGACTATGGCTACTTCCGGCGGCAAGTACAGCAGTTCCGCTACCAATGGAAACAGTTCTTTTATCAGCTGCATTTTAATGACCAGCTGCTCACAGACGCCGGCTACAAAGCGCTACCGGCATATCATCCCTCCTATGACCCGGAAAGTCCGGCCCGCTGGTATAACGGCATCCTATACCTGCTGATGCTGACTGTCGTCTGGATGATGGCAGGATGGCTGGTATTCAGGAAGAGACTGGCGCAGCGGGACTTTTAACAATCACCATAAAATTAAACAATGAATAAAACATTACCTGTATTGATGTGCCTCTGTAACCTGACACTGTATGGCTATAGCCAGCAGAAGACCGACAGCCTGCGCAGACAGCGCCTGCAGGAAATCATCGTGCTGGAAAAGAAAAAAAACATAAAAGCCGACAGCATGGCATCCACCCTGCGGCTGGAAGGGCGGCTGCTGGAAACACCACAAAACATCAGCAGTGTTACCAGTGAGCTGATACGCGAACAGGGAGGACTGGAGATAAAAGATATTGTCCGTAATGCAAGCGGCATTAAGATGGGCTATAACAGCTCCGTCTTTGATGCATCCACCACCGTGATGGTACGGGGCTTTGGCGCCATCACCTATGTGAACGGTATGCCACAACGTAGTAGCATGGGTGCACTCATAGATGATGCCGCTATCATAGATCGGGTAGATTTCATCAAAGGGCCTGCCGGTTTCCTGCTGTCGTCGGGAGAGCCTGGCGGCAGTATTAACATCACCACCAAAACGCCGGGCCCACAACGCATCAGGCAACTGGAGCTGGCCGGGGGGAGTTTTGGTTTGTTGCGCGCCGCAGCAGATGTTGGCAGCGCTGTAAAATCGAAAGGCTTCTCTTATCGTATCAATGCGGCTTATCAGCAACAGGAGAGTTTTCAGGATTTTATCCGCACAAAAAAATATATAGCCGCTCCCGTTATACAATACAATTTCAAACCGGGTACCT belongs to Chitinophaga sp. HK235 and includes:
- a CDS encoding DUF3526 domain-containing protein — translated: MFSTIAIKEWRMVLRNHAMLAALLSALLLSGIASIGSRITLQEEQHEREAANRGFRRQWEQLRTNDPHGAAHFGTYIFKPLTALSGFDRGLDPITGSTLRIEAHIQHHTATPPLSPADVYLRFGELTPATVLQLFFPLLIFFLCFNSYAQERSSGTLRLMMIQGAGKGTILWGKTIVYQSIVAGTLLLSLLLYLPVIYQAASPLRILLLLIGYLCYSSIFVIIGIWVSAVARNARQALLWLCSIWLIWNVIAPRLTTAAGAALHPLPSQHALQQKIDQAIKTGIDGNDPREARTARLLHETLRQYQVTDVSQLPVNFNAIRLQADEDYAQQVYNKYAKATDSIIRLQNSVNQYAVLADPYLAIRSLSMALCGTDYDHQFHFDTEARQYRNAFIRRLNQAMIYDREPPADLYYSMPVFHFEPPAISSIINKQWLSLVSLLLWIGISISLLNSVARHAPTE
- a CDS encoding DUF3526 domain-containing protein, with translation MHRLNKYLFIAGTILQQEWRYMWRTALLPAIVAILLLTSGIALYYGQRVTGQHRNTIDSLQQHYEGQRIFLQKNLKSDTTTAQGKAAYISAAWPAVADHRLHCHAYNPPSPFSILSVGMSDLSAYYYPVSVKSSYTPAEEKVSNPLQLISGNFDTAFLLIYLLPLLAICISYHLLAQEKEQGTLALLEVQKGDIAGIVLVRLLSRYLLLLISIVFISTTGILLYTPLHHFSWLEWTAWNSVAAAWLALWMALIWFVIAWNTNAATNLVVLLSVWLLLLIILPAGCRLMISRSHTDDTAGNASLQRSIEWTTWDLPKKQLLDSFYQTYPQYRNPQAYDTSDNSSRHAMAYYELVDRRMQRIITTQEFSSSNELKAVASSLRYNPAVYTQLLLNSIARTDVSDYGYFRRQVQQFRYQWKQFFYQLHFNDQLLTDAGYKALPAYHPSYDPESPARWYNGILYLLMLTVVWMMAGWLVFRKRLAQRDF